In Oryza sativa Japonica Group chromosome 11, ASM3414082v1, the following are encoded in one genomic region:
- the LOC107276133 gene encoding cyanidin 3-O-rutinoside 5-O-glucosyltransferase, producing the protein MHFLIVSGAAQGQITPARRLARALVAAAEPGVIIRATLAVPLSALRRMFPGKAAGAAAGEGAVVLSDGAGVDYAAFTDGFDDGFQPERCDGAAFVGRLQLVGPASLARLAAALRARGRPVTCVVYTLLLPFAAAVARDLDVPAYFFWTMPAAVLSVYYHYFHGRHGLVDAAAGVRDDPNRRVQVPGLEFLRARDLPSLLTGSSPYLPAFREMFHVVEATAAASCHAHGQSGAKPWVLVNTFDALEPKALASVPGIDLIPVGPMVTDTEADGGGDLFEQDDDAGYMQWLDKQRDASVVYVAFGSLAVLSPRQLEEIRHCLEVTGRPFLWVVRRDSRDGGGGGGAATGLLPPAGGMVVEWCSQARVLAHRAVGCFVTHCGWNSTLETVACGVPAVMAPQWSDQATNARMAEARWGVGVRAETAADGTVLSSELSRGIDAVMGDSDGARAIRRRARTWKARAAMALDAAADDAEFDGDATAARNLRRFVQGVRSREREREQKQAGQS; encoded by the coding sequence atgcATTTCTTGATCGTGTCGGGGGCGGCGCAGGGGCAGAtcacgccggcgaggcggctggcgcgcgcgctggtggcggcggcggagcctggGGTGATCATCAGGGCCACGCTGGCCGTGCCGCTGTCGGCGCTGAGGAGGATGTTCCCCGGGAAGGCGGCCGGCGCAGCCGCCGGTGAAGGGGCCGTGGTGCTGTCGGACGGGGCCGGCGTCGACTACGCCGCGTTCACCGACGGGTTCGACGACGGGTTCCAGCCCGAGCGGTGCGACGGCGCGGCGTTCGTCGGGAGGCTCCAGCTCGTCGGCCCGGCGTCGCTGGcccggctggcggcggcgctgcgcgcgcgggggaggcccgTGACGTGCGTCGTGTACACCCTGCTCCttccgttcgccgccgccgtcgccagggACCTCGACGTGCCGGCGTACTTCTTCTGGACCATGCCGGCGGCCGTGCTTTCAGTCTACTACCATTACTTCCACGGCCGCCATGgcctcgtcgacgccgccgccggagtccgGGACGACCCCAACCGCCGCGTCCAAGTCCCCGGCCTCGAGTTCCTCCGCGCCCGCGACCTCCCGTCGCTGCTCACCGGGTCAAGCCCCTACCTCCCGGCCTTCCGGGAGATGTTCCACGTCGtcgaggccaccgccgccgcgtcgtgccATGCCCATGGCCAGAGTGGCGCGAAGCCGTGGGTGCTTGTGAACACCTTCGACGCGCTCGAGCCGAAGGCGCTCGCGTCCGTCCCCGGCATTGACCTCATCCCGGTTGGACCCATGGTCACCGACAcggaggccgacggcggcggcgacctcttCGAGCAAGACGACGACGCAGGCTACATGCAATGGCTCGACAAGCAGCGGGACGCCTCCGTCGTGTACGTCGCGTTCGGCAGCCTCGCCGTGCTCTCGCCGAGGCAGCTGGAGGAGATACGCCACTGCCTCGAGGTGACCGGACGGCCCTTCCTCTGGGTGGTCCGGCGCGAcagccgcgacggcggcggcggcggcggcgcggccaccgGATTATTGCCGCCGGCAGGCGGGATGGTGGTGGAGTGGTGCAGCCAGGCGCGCGTGCTGGCGCACCGGGCGGTGGGGTGCTTCGTCACccactgcgggtggaactcgacgCTGGAGACCGTCGCGTGCGGCGTGCCAGCGGTAATGGCGCCGCAGTGGTCCGACCAGGCGACGAACGCGCGCATGGCCGAGGCGCGGTGGGGCGTCGGCGTGCGCGCGGAGACCGCGGCCGACGGCACCGTGCTCTCGTCGGAGCTCTCACGCGGCATCGACGCCGTCATGGGGGACAGCGACGGCGCCCGCGCGATACGCCGGCGCGCAAGAACATGGAAGGCGCGcgccgccatggcgctggacgccgccgccgacgacgccgagtTTGACGGGgacgccacggcggcgcgcaACCTGAGACGATTTGTGCAGGGCGTACGTAGCAGAGAACGGGAGCGCGAGCAAAAGCAAGCAGGGCAGAGTTAA